CTGAGTTGCCATATAGTTTGTCAAAAGTGCTGACTGATAGTCAAAAGTTGCCTTATAATCATTATCCATTAAGGTCAAGGCTTCTTCAGCATCTGCACTTGCACCAGTTCCAGAAACGAGTGGATTTGAAGGTGTACCTCCAGATGGATTTAGTAATTGCCATACTCCTTTAGCATGTTTTGCTCTAGCTCTTACCCCATAAGCCTGAGCTTGGAGTAAGGTATTTCCTATATCTTCAGCAACACTTAAAGCCTCTGTCGCATGCGTTATTGCTTGATCATACAATTCAAACATATTTTCCTCTCCAATTGCAGGTTTTGCATCCATCCCATCAGAAAACACAAAGTTATCATACGAGTCTGCTATAGTTATGCGGGTGAGCGCTGAATATATGTAGGTTTTGGCTAGTATTGATCTGTCATCCAGTGTGCCATCTGCATCAAATCTAGAAATGTTATCTATAGCCAAATCAGCCATGTATCGGGCTTCACTGATATTGGGGAAACCTTCAACAGTAATTTCATTACTTGGAAAGTCTATTCGGCCTTCATCAAATGTTTTATACGATTCGTAGGACCCTGTCCAATACAATTCATCACTTATTGTTGAGGTTGCTGCCCAAGTCCACGCAGTTCCTACCATAAGTGAATGCAGTAAGCCATTTTTCAAACCATTTGCAGAAGCTGGTTGAGTGACATCTTCCTCAGTCAAGCTATTGGGATTACTAACATCGAGCAATTGATCACAACCGTAAAACATTGTAAGTGAAGCAATCACTAAAAGTGTAATAATTCTTTTAGGTGTTCTCATTATTCTATTATCTTTTTTGTTGATCTTTTAATTTCGTTAAATCAAAAATTACCATTGTTTTAGAAAGAAGCTTTTAAAGTCATTGAGAACGTTCTGAGCAGTGGCGTACCGTAGGTATCCATGCCGCCGCCAAAGTTCTCATATAATCCACCGTCATTGCCAGTGCTTCCTTCTCCTGTGGCAAGTGGATCAACCCCTCCATACTTGGTCCAGAGAGCTAGATTATTTCCTGTTGCAGTTATAGTGGCGCTTGTGAGTCCAAATTCTTCTACAAAGGTTACTGGCAAGCTGTATGACACACTTAAATTTGACCAACGAATATAATCAGCTTGTTCAACCTCATTAAGACCGTCAAATGGAGATAGAGCCACCATTTCATTTACCCATCTTTTACCTGCTTCAATTCTTTCGGCCGTTGTAGTTGCGGGGTTTTTCAGAATGGACTCCAACTCAGTTGATTCCATAAAATTTCGGCCAATACCAGCATTTGTTCTTCTGAATGCGTCGGTCAGGTTATGATGATAGTAGTTCCCGGTTGCGTATTGAAACCGTGTACTCAATGAAAAACCATTCAAGAATCTAGTACTAAAACCAAATGATCCTTCCCAATCAGGAGTCGGTTTTCCTAAATAGTGATCCAAGTAAGATGATCCTCCTGGTAATGCTTCACCATTTGGTCCAGCAACCATTATGTAGGCATTAAGAGTACTTGGATCAACCGGATTTGAAAAAAATGCTTCTAGTTCAGCCTGATTTGATGGAGTTCCGTTTCCACTCAGATCAAAAGGAAAATCAATTCCCTCAGGTAACTTAGTTCCAAAATATGAACCCGGCGAATACCCCTCTTTTATGAACATTCGATCCCGTATATACCCAGCATCTACTTTTATAGAAGGGGTTCCGCCAAGGCTTGTTACCTGTTCATATAGATATGCTGTATTTGCAAATATGTTTAAAGAAAAATTCGACTTTTCAATTACATTGTAATCAGCAGATATTTCGACACCTCTACCTTCCAATTCTCCTACATTTGTAAGTTGAGGAGTTGTAAACCCACCAGAGGGAGAATATGATCTGTCAATCAAGGCATCTTTGACCACCCGGTCCCAATAAGTTGCCTCAATACTAAAACGTTCATCAAAAAGCCCTAGGTCAAACCCTACTTCCCACTCTGTTGCTGTCTCAGGCTTTAGATCATCATTACCCAAGTTGCCTGGATTAATACCAGAACCCTCTGGTGAACTTACAGGTGTAAAAGTTTTAAACCTGTCAAAGGCTCCAGGCTGCTGGCCCGATTGACCTATTGCTGCTCGCAGACGAAATGTTGAAATATTTGATACAGAAGTATTAAATGCTTCAAAGGGAAGAAAAGATAGTGACAATTTCGGATACGTTGCATAATTAAACTCATCACCAAATGCACTACTAGCATCCAATCGAACACCAACTGTCCAATACATCCAATCTTTGTATTCAATCTGATCTTGGGCAAAAATACCAAGATTTGTTACTTCCTGGAATGCAGAATTACTTGATTGTGATGCTGTTGCACCCAATACCGATAACCCAGGACCTGAAAAATTATTACCTGTCGAACTTGTTGAATTTGTTTCTTCACTGTATCCCTGAAAACCAGCAACAAACGAATTTTTTAGATTTTGATTAAAATCAAAATTCCAGTTAATCTTACCTTCATAAGACCAGATTAACTGTTGCCTGTTCCCAATTGAAATAGTACCATCTTTGCTTGGTGCAACTCCGTCAACTGCATAACCAAATGGCGAATAATCCGTACTTCGTTGATCTCTATAGTCCACGCCAAATGTAGCATCTACAGATAATCCTTCTGTTATAAAATAATCTGTCTGAAGTACGAGACGACCTTGATTTGCATTATCTGATATTTCAGGATATGTCCCCTCCCTTACAGTTGCAAATACGGCCCCAAATGTATCAAACTGACTATTTAAACCCACTCTTTCTGGTTTTGAATATCTAGCTGTACTTGTAGGAGTATAAATGGTTATACCTGTCCCATAAACACTGGTATTCGAATTGGTATATGATGTTTGAACCCGGAACCGAAGTTCATCCGTAGGAATAAAATTCAGATTACCATTAAAGTATAGTTTTTTATATACGTCATCTGCACCTCCTACTGCGCCACCGTTAAACGTGCTTGACTGAGGGTTAAATGGGCCATCTGTGTGAGAATAACTTAAGTTCGCAAAATATGTCATACCCTCGCCACCACCTTGTACTCCAGCCGAAAACTCCTGTCCTATCCCTGTACTGTACAAATCAATCAGCTGAAATGGTGATTCAAATGGCTCATAAAAATCGACATCCAAGCCAAGAACATCACGAACACGTTGTTGTTCATCAGCAGTTTCCGCAAAACCGGTATTTCGTTTAAACCGGTCCGGCATTTGGATAAATCGTGTAGTGTATTCAGCATTAAATCTTGGTGCAGACTCAGTTGCACCTTGTTTTGTGAAAATCTGAATTACTCCGGAGTTAGCCTGAGAGCCGTAAAGCGTTGCGGCAGCAGGTCCTTTTAAGATTTCAACCCTTTCTACAGCATCAAAATTAATATTGGAAAGTGCAGAAGGAGCACCTAATCCACCGGCTCCTACACCAGGGGCGAAACCACCAAGTCCTTGTACGCGAACGCCGTCAACGTAGATTACTGGCTGGTTACTCATAGAAATACTCGAAGTACCACGAATTCTTATTTTTGGCTCCTGATCCACCATACCACTTTGAAGGTTCACATTTACTCCCGCAATTTTCCCTTGCAGTGCATCCTGAATAGAGCTAGATGCCGCGAACTCTTCTCCTTCAAAGTCAACTGAAGAAACTGTGTGGCCAAGAGATCTTTTTGATACCTCTCCACCAGTACCTGTAACAACGAGCTCATCTAAACCTACAGTTGCTTGGCTCAATTCAAAGTTAACAACTGTTATTTCACCATCATTTACATCTACTTCTCTTGTAACCGGCTGATAACCAATGTACCTAGTCCTTACCTCTACAAAACCAACTGGAACATTTGTTATTTCATAATAGCCATCTAAGTTTGTTGAAGCACCAATCGTTCTATCTTCTAAATCTATAATTACATTAACTCCTGGCAATGGTTCGCCTGAAATATCAGTAACATTTCCTTGAATGGTACCACTTTGAGCAAATCCAAGTTGAATTGACAACTGTATAACTAGAATAGGTAGTAACAAGTATTTCATCATCTATCGAGATTTAAATTTAAATTTAACCACACCAAACTAAATTAACATTTACCCTGGTAATTAGAGCATTGTTATTCGTGTTTGAACTGAAGTAAGTCATACAAAAATGATTAATCAACTATTCAGTATAAAAATCGGCTTATAAGTCCTTAAATCAGGTCTTTGTTTAATCCTTGCAATTTCAATTAAATGGTTTTATATATCTGATTTCCAAATCTAACAAGTGAATTTCATGCCCATGTCTAAGAATCTATCTTGCCTTTAACTACAAGATCAAACTGTATACTCTCAAGAAAAGCGCTTTTTTAACATTATTTATCATACATTATATTTGAAATGTATACACAATTTTTCTCCGCTTTAAGAAAAATGTCTTTTGCTGCTTGAAGCGTATCAAAACATTTTCCTTAGTGGGGTAAAACTTAAATTTCTGATTTTAGAATCTTAAGTTTCATCAGAAACTGAATTAAAAATAATTACCAGTTTTTTACTAAATATGCCTTCACCCGATCTATCTGACTGGTTCGGTGGCAACCACTATCAGATCATCTCAATTTAAATTCATTTCTCTGTCAATTTTCCAATCATAGAATTTGAAAAATCCAATGATAATGGCAAACGATAAAATTCAGTAGTCTCAAAAAGCGAATCGAGGGTTTATTCTTGGATTTCGTAGCAAAAATTTCCGCACTCATTTGAATTCATCGTGGCAGCAGGCTGATTGCATCTTTCGTGCCCGTATTTAAAATTTACATTGCCGCAGCGTATGCCATCGCTGACGTTGTGAAGGAACCGAATGAAGATAAAATCATACCGGGACCTTTTGATGAAGGAGTTGCAGAAGGAGTTGCAGAAGCTGTTGCAAAAGCGGTAAGCGTAACGGCGGTAAGTGATTAATCAGCTTACCCGCACTTAAAACAACAAAGGCAGAGTCTAAAGCTCTGCCTTTTTTGTTTCATGTCAATATACCGCAGCTATCTTTTTACTTCTTAAACATTGTGCTAAAAACAAAAAAGATATTCTCTTTTCTCTCTAACAAGCGACGTTTAAAGTATGGAAACCACATGGTTCCATACGGCACGTAAACCCGGGTATTGTATCCATCTTTGGTGAGTTGCTCCATAGTTTCTTCGCGAAGTCCGTACAGCATCTGAATTTCATAACGCGCTTTACCAATCTTATTCTCTTCGGTGTACTCTTTTACCCATTCAATCAATTCATCATCGTGGGTGGCAATTCGCGGAAAGGTCGTTTTCTCCAGTAGTACTTTTGTATACTCTTTAAATGCTTCCCGTATGGCGGGCATATTTTGAAGTGCCACTCTTTCCGGTTCATTATAGGCACCTTTACATAGTCGAACATCGGCACCCAATTCGGCTAGATCGGCAATATCTTCTTTGGTTCTGTGCAGGTATGCCTGAATAACAATCCCCACATGTTTTCCATACTGCTTAAATGCCTCTTTATAGATGTCGATTGTTTGCTGAGTGTAATCCGATCCTTCCATGTCAATCCGGACAAAAGAGTCTAATCGCTTAGCTTCATCCAGTAACGTGTACAGGTTTTCTCTACAGTACTCGCTATCAATATCCAGCCCAAGCATGGTCAGCTTGATTGAAATAGTACTTTTAAGACCGGCATCACTAATATCGTTCAACAGTCGGATATACTCCTTTACTGTTTCATCCGCTGTCGTTTTCTTCTTTACGTTCTCACCGAGCAGATCCAGTGTTACTTTAATTCCTTTTTTATTCAGGGCTTTAATTTTTGGAACAGCAGACTCAAACGTCTCTCCGGCAACAAACCGTTTTGCAAGTATAAAGGGTAATTTCATGTCATTTTATTTTGGTAGAAAATCGGTTGTAATAATAATGAAATCAGTCGTCACAAACATCAGGCAATTCCTGATACGAAATTCTTTTTAAACATACTGAAACACTTCTACACCTGGCCTCGTAACAAGAAATAAGTTTCAATTTAAATCAAGAAGCCATGAAAAATCACCTATCCCTCGACCAAGAACATGTTTACATATACAAACTGACAGCAAGTTTGATTTTGCTGTATATACTAATCCTGTTAAACTTTTAATCTTTTTTTCTGCTATGAGTCATAAAATTCTACCTTTTTATTTGTTACTGATTGCACTGCTTTTTTTTACTGCAACCTCACTTTATGGTCAAAATGAGCAGGATGCTTACAGAGTTGAAACTTTTTCCACTTCAAATGCACCGTCTGTCGACATAAAGACCTCAGGAGGTTCAATAACTCTGCACGGACACGAAAGCAACGAAGTGAAAGTTTTGATGTACGTTAAGCGTGGACGAAGTTTTCTATCTCCATCCAATACAGACTTATCCGATTACGAAATCGAAGTTGATATTTCACAAACCGGAGATCACATAACAGCATCCGCAAAACGTGAGGGTCGGTTTTTAAACCTTTTCAGGGGTGGAAACAATGTCTCAATTTCATTTGAAGTTTATGCCCCTGAAGGTACCTCGGTTGAAGGAAATACGAGCGGCGGAAGTGTATCTGCAGAAAATATTCACAATAGCCTGATTCTGAACACAAGTGGTGGCAGCATCACTGCCAGTAACGCATCCGGAAATATTTCTTTACGAACTTCCGGAGGCAGTATTTCGCTTGAGGATCTCTCGGGGTCGATATCTGCAAAAACCAGTGGCGGTTCTATAACCACCGATCGGGTTTATGGAACTTCTGATCTGTCAACTTCCGGCGGGTCTGTTCGTATCAGTGACAGTGGAGGAAAATTATCGGCATCAACAAGCGGAGGCTCTATTCGCGCTGATTTCTCAGAATTCACCGACGATATCGATTTGAGAACCAGTGGTGGAAGTATCCGCATAAATATCCCCCCAACCGAGCATTTTGATCTTGACCTGAGTGCTACGAGAGTAGAAACTGAATTGCGTAATTTTACGGGCCGATCAGAACGCAACTCAATCAACGGAAAAATTGGTAACGGCGGACCGAAAATAACCGCCAGAACCTCAGGCGGAAGAATTACTTTGAATTACATTTAATAAGCAAAATTACTGTATCCACTTGAATAGTCTTCCATTACGAAATGGGGGACTATTTTTTTCTCTCCTTTTTATAATTTTTTTGTTTTTGGACAAGCTTGTCTTTTTACTTTAACGTATTAATTCTCTTACTTTCGATTTTGTCATTTTTAAAATCTTAAAACGGAGACAATATGGGGAATAAAGACACAGAACACGATGAGGAATTTCGTCCAAAAGGCGCTGTTGCTTTCTTCATTCTATTAATGATTTTCTTTTCTGTTGTATGGTTTGCACTCTACTTCGAACTGATGGGGAGGATCTAAGCCATGGATAAGTCAGAAAAATTAGCTCTATCTCTAAGCGGGCTCCTTCTATTAGTATTCTTTGGAGCGCTCATGTACGCAGCTGTTGCAGAGGATGTTGAGGTACCTACCTGTATCACAGACATGGACCCATTTACGAGTGACACACTATTCCAAACAAGTGAAGATGTATACGAAATTCATATGGTTGCCAGAATGTGGGCATTTCAGCCATCAACCATTCGGCTTCCGGCAGGATCAACCGTAGATCTTTATGTTACCTCTCAGGATATCATCCACGGTTTTAAGGTTGAACGAAAAAATGTAAACCTCATGGCTGTACCCGGAGCTATCAATTATATAAGAGTGAAATTTGATGAACCGGGTGAATACTTCTTTGCCTGTCACGAATTTTGCGGTGCAGCTCACCACACAATGGCAGGCCGATTTGTAATTGAAGAGAATGTAGATGAACCTGAAACCATAGGAGGTAAATTATAATGAGCGATTACTCATTCAGATTTTCCAAATCATCTAAGTACCTGAACGCCACTCTGATTATCATTCCTATGATCCTGTTGTTCATCGGGGTTTATGGTGGACTCATGCAAACTTTATTCAGGGCAGGTATCATTCAAAGCGATCCCTTTGTAGGTGGCGACTATTACAAAGGACTCACTTTTCATGGTGTTTTAAACGCAATTGTCTTTACCACATTTTTTGCTGTAGCACTCGGTAATGCGCTTGTTTCTTACTCTCTCCAAAAACAGTTGAACACAAAGATTGCATGGGCATCGGGTATCATGATGTTGGTGGGTTCTGTGGTTGCAGCAGTTGTTATATTAATTGGAGAAGCCACTGTACTCTACACATTCTATCCACCGCTAAAAGCACATCCGCTATTTTATATAGGTCTTACACTGTTGGTTGTGGGCTCCTGGGTTGCCTTTTACAACTGGATTCCAATGTATCTCGAGTGGCGACATGAAAATAAGGGCAAAAAAACACCGCTTGCCGTTGTTGGGATGTTTACCACATTTATTATCTGGTTTATTGCGACACTGGCAGTTGCAACAGAAATTCTGTTTATGCTTCTTCCCTGGTCTCTTGGCCTGGTTGATGAAGTAAATGTTATGCTAGCCAGAACACTTTTCTGGTTCTTTGGTCACCCGCTGGTTTACTTCTGGCTACTGCCTGCATATGTGATGTACTATGTATTTATGCCAAAACTGGCCGGTGGTAAGCTTTATTCAGACATGGCCGGACGTTTAGTATTCATGCTGTTTATCGTATTCTCCATACCGGTAGGTACACACCACCAGTACATGGATCCTGCAATTAGCTCACAATGGAAACTCCTCCATGGTATTTTCACGTTTGCCGTAGCACTGCCAAGTTTAATTACCGCATTCACACTTGCTGCCTCACTCGAACATGCAGGACGAAACAACGGTGCTAAAGGATTGTTCGGTTGGATGTGGAAACTCCCCTATTTCGATAAAGAAAAATGGTTTTTCTCATTCCTCATTACCGGTTTGATCATCTTTATCTTTGGTGGAATTGGCGGTATCATCAACGCTTCATACTCCATGAACACGGTTGTTCACAATACTGCTTGGGTGCCCGGTCACTTTCACCTTACGGTAGCCGGCCCGGTATTACTCGCCTTCCTGGGAGGTAGTTTGTATTTGGTTGGCCAGTTTATGGGCAAAAAAATTCGCTTAAAGGGCCTGGCCATGATTACACCCTACATTTACACGGTAGGTTTGCTCATCATGTCGTACGGTTTAAAAATTGGCGGACTAAAAGGCATGCCCCGAAGAACCAATACCGGCGCTTCCTATGCCAATCCGGACAGTGTTCTCTACCAGCCTGACTGGATAGCATATATTGATATGAGTGTGATAGGCGGCTCCATAATGTTTATAGGGATTGTGATCTATCTGATATCATTTTTCGGAACTGTGTTTTCTAAAAGCGATTCTTCGGAAGAAGGCTCCGTTGTTACT
This portion of the Rhodohalobacter barkolensis genome encodes:
- a CDS encoding cytochrome c oxidase subunit II — protein: MDKSEKLALSLSGLLLLVFFGALMYAAVAEDVEVPTCITDMDPFTSDTLFQTSEDVYEIHMVARMWAFQPSTIRLPAGSTVDLYVTSQDIIHGFKVERKNVNLMAVPGAINYIRVKFDEPGEYFFACHEFCGAAHHTMAGRFVIEENVDEPETIGGKL
- a CDS encoding RagB/SusD family nutrient uptake outer membrane protein, translating into MRTPKRIITLLVIASLTMFYGCDQLLDVSNPNSLTEEDVTQPASANGLKNGLLHSLMVGTAWTWAATSTISDELYWTGSYESYKTFDEGRIDFPSNEITVEGFPNISEARYMADLAIDNISRFDADGTLDDRSILAKTYIYSALTRITIADSYDNFVFSDGMDAKPAIGEENMFELYDQAITHATEALSVAEDIGNTLLQAQAYGVRARAKHAKGVWQLLNPSGGTPSNPLVSGTGASADAEEALTLMDNDYKATFDYQSALLTNYMATQVIQRGEITFNESFDDLKTGESDPRAEAIIEDYLDTSTYTELYPPFTWLSAREMHLIIAEEAIGIDDDLARETMNYVRSFDGLPDIEPGDDLVEFIEHERRANLHFQNRRLNDMYRFGSLSDNWLQNEDAIQSPGTLLPIPSNELLANPNL
- a CDS encoding cbb3-type cytochrome c oxidase subunit I; translation: MSDYSFRFSKSSKYLNATLIIIPMILLFIGVYGGLMQTLFRAGIIQSDPFVGGDYYKGLTFHGVLNAIVFTTFFAVALGNALVSYSLQKQLNTKIAWASGIMMLVGSVVAAVVILIGEATVLYTFYPPLKAHPLFYIGLTLLVVGSWVAFYNWIPMYLEWRHENKGKKTPLAVVGMFTTFIIWFIATLAVATEILFMLLPWSLGLVDEVNVMLARTLFWFFGHPLVYFWLLPAYVMYYVFMPKLAGGKLYSDMAGRLVFMLFIVFSIPVGTHHQYMDPAISSQWKLLHGIFTFAVALPSLITAFTLAASLEHAGRNNGAKGLFGWMWKLPYFDKEKWFFSFLITGLIIFIFGGIGGIINASYSMNTVVHNTAWVPGHFHLTVAGPVLLAFLGGSLYLVGQFMGKKIRLKGLAMITPYIYTVGLLIMSYGLKIGGLKGMPRRTNTGASYANPDSVLYQPDWIAYIDMSVIGGSIMFIGIVIYLISFFGTVFSKSDSSEEGSVVTFPISEPLHDEPATWLRNFKPFIIMVIILIVLSYTPVIYDVITTTYDTSLPFSPNSPVPLR
- a CDS encoding proline dehydrogenase family protein: MKLPFILAKRFVAGETFESAVPKIKALNKKGIKVTLDLLGENVKKKTTADETVKEYIRLLNDISDAGLKSTISIKLTMLGLDIDSEYCRENLYTLLDEAKRLDSFVRIDMEGSDYTQQTIDIYKEAFKQYGKHVGIVIQAYLHRTKEDIADLAELGADVRLCKGAYNEPERVALQNMPAIREAFKEYTKVLLEKTTFPRIATHDDELIEWVKEYTEENKIGKARYEIQMLYGLREETMEQLTKDGYNTRVYVPYGTMWFPYFKRRLLERKENIFFVFSTMFKK
- a CDS encoding DUF4097 family beta strand repeat-containing protein, which gives rise to MSHKILPFYLLLIALLFFTATSLYGQNEQDAYRVETFSTSNAPSVDIKTSGGSITLHGHESNEVKVLMYVKRGRSFLSPSNTDLSDYEIEVDISQTGDHITASAKREGRFLNLFRGGNNVSISFEVYAPEGTSVEGNTSGGSVSAENIHNSLILNTSGGSITASNASGNISLRTSGGSISLEDLSGSISAKTSGGSITTDRVYGTSDLSTSGGSVRISDSGGKLSASTSGGSIRADFSEFTDDIDLRTSGGSIRINIPPTEHFDLDLSATRVETELRNFTGRSERNSINGKIGNGGPKITARTSGGRITLNYI
- a CDS encoding SusC/RagA family TonB-linked outer membrane protein — protein: MMKYLLLPILVIQLSIQLGFAQSGTIQGNVTDISGEPLPGVNVIIDLEDRTIGASTNLDGYYEITNVPVGFVEVRTRYIGYQPVTREVDVNDGEITVVNFELSQATVGLDELVVTGTGGEVSKRSLGHTVSSVDFEGEEFAASSSIQDALQGKIAGVNVNLQSGMVDQEPKIRIRGTSSISMSNQPVIYVDGVRVQGLGGFAPGVGAGGLGAPSALSNINFDAVERVEILKGPAAATLYGSQANSGVIQIFTKQGATESAPRFNAEYTTRFIQMPDRFKRNTGFAETADEQQRVRDVLGLDVDFYEPFESPFQLIDLYSTGIGQEFSAGVQGGGEGMTYFANLSYSHTDGPFNPQSSTFNGGAVGGADDVYKKLYFNGNLNFIPTDELRFRVQTSYTNSNTSVYGTGITIYTPTSTARYSKPERVGLNSQFDTFGAVFATVREGTYPEISDNANQGRLVLQTDYFITEGLSVDATFGVDYRDQRSTDYSPFGYAVDGVAPSKDGTISIGNRQQLIWSYEGKINWNFDFNQNLKNSFVAGFQGYSEETNSTSSTGNNFSGPGLSVLGATASQSSNSAFQEVTNLGIFAQDQIEYKDWMYWTVGVRLDASSAFGDEFNYATYPKLSLSFLPFEAFNTSVSNISTFRLRAAIGQSGQQPGAFDRFKTFTPVSSPEGSGINPGNLGNDDLKPETATEWEVGFDLGLFDERFSIEATYWDRVVKDALIDRSYSPSGGFTTPQLTNVGELEGRGVEISADYNVIEKSNFSLNIFANTAYLYEQVTSLGGTPSIKVDAGYIRDRMFIKEGYSPGSYFGTKLPEGIDFPFDLSGNGTPSNQAELEAFFSNPVDPSTLNAYIMVAGPNGEALPGGSSYLDHYLGKPTPDWEGSFGFSTRFLNGFSLSTRFQYATGNYYHHNLTDAFRRTNAGIGRNFMESTELESILKNPATTTAERIEAGKRWVNEMVALSPFDGLNEVEQADYIRWSNLSVSYSLPVTFVEEFGLTSATITATGNNLALWTKYGGVDPLATGEGSTGNDGGLYENFGGGMDTYGTPLLRTFSMTLKASF